In Aerococcus loyolae, a genomic segment contains:
- a CDS encoding nucleoside hydrolase produces the protein MRQVIIDTDPGTDDSLAILLALSQPDIKVLGLTTVQGNQPLDQINDNATSLVNYLGLNTPVYPGSAYSSQNPVIKASQRQAYHGGRGMGSLDLPDNKALLAEESAVDFIINTVKQSLQKVDILTLGPLTNLGRCLEKAPDLVNDLGQVYSMGGGIYKGKLTPVTEFNYGYDAQSAQKVYQQIGPQNPITMCGLDASYQAVFSPEIIGKIEQNFPKLARLFHALFDGQIKTYQERENLPGCVIHDVMAFMVYYDPDFVEEAPLTAMTIVTDSDLVQGLCVADLEGRFNQVTTARVVMKINRKRYFNQLMEAFSNLEAKLPS, from the coding sequence ATGCGACAAGTGATTATTGATACCGATCCCGGTACGGATGACAGCCTGGCTATCTTACTCGCTCTCAGCCAGCCTGATATCAAAGTCCTTGGCCTCACAACGGTTCAGGGAAACCAGCCCTTAGATCAGATTAATGATAATGCCACTAGCTTGGTCAATTATCTAGGGTTAAACACTCCGGTATACCCCGGTTCAGCCTATAGCAGTCAGAACCCGGTCATTAAAGCGAGCCAGCGCCAAGCCTATCACGGAGGGAGGGGAATGGGTAGTTTAGACCTCCCGGATAATAAAGCTTTACTCGCTGAGGAAAGTGCGGTTGACTTTATTATTAATACGGTTAAGCAGTCGCTTCAAAAGGTGGATATCTTGACCCTAGGCCCACTAACCAATTTAGGGCGCTGTCTAGAAAAAGCACCCGACTTAGTGAATGACTTGGGTCAGGTCTATTCTATGGGCGGTGGCATCTATAAAGGCAAGCTGACGCCGGTGACGGAATTTAACTATGGCTATGACGCTCAGTCAGCTCAGAAGGTCTATCAACAAATTGGTCCTCAAAATCCGATTACCATGTGTGGTTTGGATGCCAGTTACCAGGCGGTCTTTAGCCCTGAAATCATTGGAAAAATTGAGCAAAACTTTCCTAAATTAGCCCGTCTCTTTCACGCCTTATTTGATGGTCAGATTAAAACCTACCAAGAGCGGGAGAACTTACCCGGTTGTGTTATCCATGATGTCATGGCCTTTATGGTCTACTATGACCCTGACTTTGTGGAGGAGGCGCCCTTGACTGCTATGACCATTGTGACAGACAGTGACCTGGTCCAGGGACTCTGTGTGGCTGACTTGGAGGGGCGTTTCAACCAGGTGACTACTGCGCGAGTAGTGATGAAAATTAATCGCAAGCGTTATTTTAATCAGCTTATGGAGGCATTTAGCAATTTGGAAGCAAAACTCCCTTCATAA
- a CDS encoding DUF1868 domain-containing protein: MEINNPQDKFTKTGQVVANPGYTVISFANEAMDDLVAYGKQVQAGFSTLPREDQDQLALLPPSSFHITVLGLFKEHDQGTDKWPAFLPKTYSRQKIKQALLQRFNQVVKPQNIKMQVRGLIPQAILLEPSDVDSYHRLDNYRRQLADAFQLPLEEDYQFHMSLSYLLGEESSAITNICQQLEGELLTLEPFLLPQPDLAFYEDMLAFHPLLNSETYSGGKYATSDY; encoded by the coding sequence ATGGAAATTAACAACCCGCAAGATAAATTTACCAAGACTGGCCAAGTCGTCGCTAATCCGGGCTATACGGTGATTTCCTTTGCTAATGAGGCGATGGACGACCTCGTCGCTTATGGAAAGCAGGTACAAGCAGGCTTTTCTACTTTACCACGGGAAGACCAAGACCAACTGGCCCTCTTACCTCCGTCCAGTTTTCATATCACTGTCCTTGGTCTCTTTAAGGAGCATGACCAGGGAACAGATAAATGGCCAGCTTTCTTACCGAAAACCTACTCCCGACAAAAGATCAAACAGGCTCTCTTGCAACGGTTTAACCAGGTAGTTAAACCGCAAAATATAAAAATGCAGGTAAGGGGATTGATTCCTCAAGCTATTCTCCTAGAGCCTAGTGATGTGGATAGCTACCACCGCTTAGACAATTACCGCCGCCAACTGGCGGACGCCTTCCAACTGCCCTTGGAAGAGGATTATCAGTTTCATATGAGCTTGTCCTATCTTTTAGGAGAGGAGAGTTCGGCTATCACTAATATCTGCCAGCAACTAGAAGGTGAGCTCTTAACACTAGAACCCTTTCTCTTGCCCCAGCCAGACCTGGCCTTCTATGAAGATATGCTAGCCTTTCACCCTTTGCTCAATAGTGAGACTTACTCAGGAGGCAAGTATGCGACAAGTGATTATTGA
- a CDS encoding ABC transporter substrate-binding protein has translation MSLKNRIFKGAMALLAGLSLAACGNGGSESASNSGEGDGPIEIEYWHGNADTQGGQQVKELVDKFNESQDEVHVTPVYNEGLYVGLMKNLQTQAAAKKYPAVVQIGWAYREYFDENFESMKPAELIDKYAAEEDKDYMNTKFHDEFTNLAKNLEGEVLGFPYSASTAVIFVNEDLLAEAGVNPDEIKTYDDLFEAAKTVKDKTGKYGLNIDQSNDNWTSQQLIESNGGKVVTDDGKTAIGSDESVEAMGAWAKGIEEGYIFNGQTADGQQSFITGDVAMTNSTIAQRGNITRNASFNAKAIPLPSFGDKERAIPAGGSFLAVTAQDEAEQEASWKFIKFLFEPDNIAIWDEGTGYLPPTTDATENDTLKKLIEEDQMYQTSYGQMEDLVPFSSFPGTNGLQASEKFRDARDRIFTGVSASEELPKAEDEINELLN, from the coding sequence ATGTCATTAAAAAATAGAATCTTCAAGGGAGCCATGGCTCTCTTGGCTGGACTCTCCCTTGCAGCCTGTGGCAACGGGGGTTCAGAATCCGCAAGTAACAGTGGTGAGGGCGACGGCCCGATTGAAATTGAATATTGGCATGGTAATGCTGATACCCAAGGGGGCCAACAAGTTAAAGAACTGGTGGACAAATTCAATGAATCCCAAGATGAAGTTCATGTGACCCCTGTGTATAATGAGGGGTTATACGTTGGTTTGATGAAGAACCTCCAAACCCAAGCAGCAGCTAAGAAATACCCCGCTGTGGTTCAAATTGGTTGGGCTTACCGGGAATACTTCGATGAGAACTTTGAATCCATGAAACCTGCTGAGTTGATTGACAAGTATGCGGCTGAAGAAGATAAAGACTATATGAACACCAAGTTCCATGATGAATTCACCAACCTCGCTAAGAACTTAGAAGGGGAAGTTCTCGGTTTCCCTTACTCTGCATCCACTGCGGTTATCTTCGTCAATGAGGACCTCCTTGCAGAAGCTGGCGTCAACCCTGATGAAATCAAGACCTATGATGACTTATTTGAAGCGGCTAAAACGGTTAAAGACAAAACTGGAAAATATGGTCTAAATATCGACCAATCTAATGACAACTGGACTTCCCAACAATTAATTGAATCTAATGGGGGGAAAGTGGTTACTGACGATGGTAAGACAGCCATCGGTTCTGATGAATCCGTTGAAGCCATGGGTGCATGGGCTAAGGGGATTGAAGAAGGTTACATCTTCAACGGCCAAACCGCTGACGGTCAACAATCCTTCATTACTGGTGACGTCGCTATGACTAACTCCACCATTGCCCAACGTGGTAACATTACCCGTAACGCTAGCTTCAATGCTAAAGCTATCCCTCTACCAAGCTTTGGGGATAAAGAACGCGCAATTCCTGCTGGGGGTTCATTCTTAGCGGTAACTGCTCAAGATGAAGCTGAACAAGAAGCTTCTTGGAAATTTATTAAATTCCTCTTTGAACCAGACAACATTGCTATTTGGGACGAAGGGACTGGTTACCTCCCACCAACGACCGATGCGACTGAAAATGATACCTTGAAGAAATTGATTGAAGAAGATCAAATGTATCAAACCTCATATGGTCAAATGGAAGACTTAGTACCATTCTCATCCTTCCCAGGGACTAACGGCTTACAAGCTTCTGAGAAATTCAGAGACGCACGTGACCGTATCTTTACTGGCGTGTCTGCTTCTGAAGAACTGCCTAAAGCAGAAGATGAAATTAATGAATTATTAAACTAG
- a CDS encoding ABC transporter ATP-binding protein, whose amino-acid sequence MTRILLDNIKKAYGDTVIMEDMSFSVEEGERLVLLGPSGCGKSTILRMIAGFEEITDGNLMFDEQKVNEVAPGDRNVAMVFQNYALYPHMNVYDNITYGLKVNKVPKDRIDNRVNEVVEALDLEKYLQRKPAELSGGQRQRVALARATVKDSDVFLLDEPLSNLDAKLRVSARESLVDIHRRYQQTMIYVTHDQIEAMTFADRIALLNFGELQQIDSPENIYHTPANIFTARFIGNPPMNIFDNSSYKDGRLFIHEQSAPLAPEWVEYIEAGNYRNLKVGIRPEAIKVTVNPTETTFTGVVSHVENQGANYANYVDIAGETMVVLTQIRLADPGDPIYMEFEKYDLHFFDVDTTNSIGYPENILNAKRLSAGQKPLPIGAEEPKVPTANKK is encoded by the coding sequence ATGACTAGAATCTTATTAGATAACATCAAAAAAGCTTACGGCGATACCGTCATCATGGAAGATATGAGCTTCTCGGTTGAAGAGGGTGAACGTTTAGTTTTACTCGGCCCATCTGGTTGTGGGAAGTCTACCATCTTGCGGATGATTGCCGGCTTTGAAGAAATTACGGATGGTAATTTGATGTTTGATGAACAAAAGGTGAATGAAGTGGCTCCGGGAGACCGTAATGTAGCCATGGTTTTCCAAAACTATGCCCTTTATCCCCATATGAATGTTTATGATAACATCACTTATGGCCTTAAGGTTAACAAAGTCCCCAAAGACCGGATCGATAACCGGGTCAATGAAGTGGTGGAAGCTTTAGACTTAGAAAAATATTTACAACGTAAACCTGCCGAATTATCTGGTGGGCAACGGCAACGGGTCGCTTTAGCTCGCGCCACAGTGAAAGATAGTGATGTCTTCCTTTTAGATGAACCCCTATCTAACTTGGATGCTAAGTTACGGGTCTCAGCCCGTGAATCCTTGGTGGATATTCATAGACGTTATCAACAAACCATGATTTACGTGACTCACGACCAAATCGAGGCCATGACCTTCGCAGACCGGATTGCCCTATTGAACTTTGGGGAATTACAGCAAATCGATTCACCGGAAAATATTTACCACACTCCGGCCAATATCTTTACCGCCCGCTTTATTGGAAACCCACCGATGAATATCTTTGATAACAGTTCCTACAAGGATGGCCGGCTCTTTATCCATGAGCAATCGGCACCCCTAGCCCCTGAATGGGTAGAATATATTGAAGCAGGTAACTACCGCAACCTCAAAGTGGGTATTCGTCCAGAAGCAATCAAGGTGACTGTGAATCCTACAGAGACCACTTTCACTGGGGTAGTCAGCCATGTTGAAAACCAAGGAGCTAACTACGCTAATTATGTAGATATCGCTGGCGAAACCATGGTGGTCTTAACCCAAATCCGCCTGGCTGATCCAGGGGATCCTATTTATATGGAATTTGAAAAATATGACTTACATTTCTTTGATGTCGATACCACAAATTCCATTGGCTATCCAGAAAATATTCTTAATGCCAAGCGCTTATCTGCTGGTCAAAAACCACTACCTATCGGAGCAGAAGAGCCCAAAGTTCCAACAGCTAATAAAAAATAA
- a CDS encoding carbohydrate ABC transporter permease: MQTRGKWSASNVIWTIVFILIVIIWLMPILFALGTSLRRLPDVYDNVLAFIPLQPVFDNYIKLMDRLPLLRIVMNTFTIATTVTVAKLVISFLAAYAFVYFDFRAKKSSYFLFISSIFIPFTVTMIPNYLMINRMGLGDNIFGVVFPLVADATGILLMNQAMRNIPYSLIEVAKLDNISDWRIMKDIIVPLIRPQLTSTGIWFFINSWNEFVWPSLFLKTEENFTLPLALQLFMSAEGGTDFTVAMAISVITMSIPLLLYLVFQKYIIGTFTSAGIK, encoded by the coding sequence ATGCAAACTAGGGGCAAATGGAGCGCAAGTAATGTTATTTGGACCATTGTCTTCATTCTTATCGTGATCATTTGGTTAATGCCAATCTTATTTGCATTGGGAACCTCACTGAGACGACTCCCGGATGTTTATGACAATGTCCTAGCCTTTATCCCTCTGCAACCGGTCTTTGATAACTACATCAAGTTGATGGACCGCTTGCCACTACTTAGGATCGTGATGAATACCTTTACTATCGCTACCACTGTAACGGTGGCTAAGTTAGTGATTTCCTTCTTAGCTGCCTATGCCTTTGTCTACTTTGACTTTAGAGCGAAGAAATCATCCTATTTTCTCTTTATTTCTTCCATCTTTATTCCCTTTACGGTAACCATGATTCCTAACTACCTCATGATTAACCGGATGGGACTGGGAGACAATATTTTTGGTGTAGTCTTCCCCTTAGTTGCTGATGCCACCGGGATCTTATTGATGAACCAAGCCATGCGGAATATTCCGTATTCACTGATTGAAGTAGCCAAGTTGGACAATATCTCTGACTGGCGGATTATGAAGGATATCATTGTGCCCTTGATTCGTCCACAATTGACCTCGACGGGGATTTGGTTCTTTATCAATTCCTGGAACGAATTTGTATGGCCATCCCTCTTCTTAAAAACCGAAGAAAACTTTACCCTACCACTGGCCTTACAACTCTTTATGTCGGCAGAAGGTGGTACTGACTTTACCGTTGCCATGGCAATATCCGTGATTACCATGAGTATTCCGCTATTACTCTACCTGGTATTCCAAAAATACATTATCGGTACCTTCACCTCAGCCGGTATTAAATAG
- a CDS encoding carbohydrate ABC transporter permease, whose product MKERYKPLWYLLPAILIFGIFVAWPTLYTLYLSFFEWNMVSPKKTFVGFDNYITLFTDPLTYKILWNTVVYILILLVVNFAVPYVIAFVLHFLIPKFKDFFKSAFFLPSFISMVVGSIVYNWILNPTSGPVAKLLGFVGINLPNWSTSQSLVIVVICYITAWKVFGYNFITLYAAISGIDNEVIESARLDKIPSWRVFKDIVVPMSSSTGLYVFIMTIVTGLQYVYTPISVITSGGPDNASSNLIYESYKNAFVLFQTGYSAAMSIVTLLLFSILLFLNFKFSERGVYYAN is encoded by the coding sequence ATGAAAGAGCGTTATAAACCGCTATGGTATCTACTACCAGCCATTCTCATTTTTGGTATATTTGTAGCTTGGCCTACACTCTATACTTTATATTTGAGTTTCTTTGAATGGAATATGGTCAGTCCTAAGAAGACATTTGTAGGCTTTGACAATTACATCACTTTGTTTACTGACCCCCTAACTTATAAGATCCTATGGAATACCGTCGTCTATATTCTTATCTTGTTAGTGGTTAACTTTGCTGTTCCTTATGTGATTGCCTTTGTGCTTCATTTCTTAATTCCAAAATTCAAAGACTTCTTTAAATCCGCATTTTTCCTGCCTTCATTTATTTCAATGGTGGTTGGATCAATCGTCTACAACTGGATTCTGAATCCAACTTCAGGACCAGTGGCTAAATTATTAGGCTTTGTCGGGATTAACCTCCCTAACTGGTCAACCTCCCAAAGTCTGGTGATTGTGGTCATTTGTTACATTACGGCTTGGAAAGTTTTTGGTTATAACTTTATTACGCTTTATGCGGCCATTTCAGGGATTGATAATGAAGTCATTGAAAGCGCGCGTTTGGATAAAATTCCTTCCTGGCGCGTCTTCAAGGATATTGTTGTTCCTATGTCCTCCTCAACTGGTCTATACGTATTCATTATGACCATTGTAACTGGTCTCCAATACGTCTATACCCCGATTTCGGTCATTACCTCAGGGGGACCGGACAATGCCTCATCCAACTTGATTTATGAGTCTTATAAGAATGCCTTTGTTCTTTTCCAAACCGGCTATTCGGCAGCCATGTCCATAGTGACCTTATTACTCTTTTCTATCTTACTGTTCTTGAACTTCAAGTTCAGCGAAAGGGGTGTCTACTATGCAAACTAG
- a CDS encoding ABC transporter substrate-binding protein — MKLKKWLLSGLTLLTGLSLAACGNSSGEGDSAASDGPVEIEYWYPNADTQGGQTVTELINEFNESQDEIHVTGVFQSGMYQGLMQNLQTNAAAGQVPALVQIGWSYREYFANNFEYSQPQEIIDNLSTEDSSFITDKFEENIYSLATANDDSQVGLPYSLSVPVIYLNMDILNEAGVNKDDLKTWEDIREAAQTISENTDHTGLYIQEAEDNWNIQSMVESNGSQMLKDGKAAFADDKGKETYQFYQDMVEEGSAIHASGEDGQQAFISGNIGMWHQTIAQRTNVMNNANFEAIAILSPAFEGEEINKPAGGSMLVVTAQDDDQQLAAWKFMKFLYEPDNIAAWTKGTGYVPPTKDASDNEELQTLIKDDKIFPAAYANLENLVPWAPFPGNSGMQAEQMLIDLKDRVLGGADVDTEVQKTQDEINQLIK, encoded by the coding sequence ATGAAGCTTAAAAAATGGTTATTAAGTGGCTTAACCTTATTAACAGGTTTATCACTAGCCGCATGTGGCAATAGCTCAGGAGAGGGCGATAGCGCTGCTTCTGACGGCCCCGTAGAAATTGAATATTGGTACCCTAATGCCGACACCCAAGGGGGACAAACGGTTACTGAACTGATTAATGAGTTTAACGAGTCCCAAGATGAAATCCATGTGACCGGTGTTTTCCAATCGGGGATGTACCAAGGCCTAATGCAAAACCTTCAAACCAATGCTGCAGCTGGTCAAGTGCCGGCCTTAGTACAAATTGGCTGGTCCTACCGCGAATACTTTGCCAATAACTTTGAATATAGCCAACCCCAAGAGATTATTGACAACTTATCCACTGAAGACAGTAGTTTTATCACCGATAAGTTCGAAGAAAATATCTATAGCCTAGCGACAGCCAATGACGATTCCCAAGTTGGTTTACCTTATTCCTTATCGGTACCGGTAATTTACTTGAATATGGATATCTTAAATGAAGCCGGGGTTAATAAAGATGACCTCAAGACCTGGGAAGACATCCGGGAAGCGGCTCAAACCATCAGTGAAAACACTGACCACACCGGCCTATATATCCAAGAAGCGGAAGATAACTGGAACATTCAATCCATGGTGGAATCTAACGGTTCTCAAATGCTAAAAGACGGTAAAGCTGCTTTTGCTGACGATAAAGGGAAAGAAACCTACCAATTCTACCAAGACATGGTTGAAGAAGGCAGTGCTATCCATGCTTCTGGCGAAGACGGCCAACAAGCCTTCATCTCAGGAAACATCGGCATGTGGCACCAAACCATCGCCCAACGGACCAATGTCATGAATAATGCCAATTTTGAAGCCATAGCGATTCTTTCTCCTGCTTTCGAAGGCGAAGAAATTAACAAACCAGCTGGGGGTTCTATGTTAGTGGTGACTGCCCAAGATGATGACCAACAATTAGCTGCTTGGAAATTTATGAAGTTCTTATATGAACCAGACAACATTGCTGCCTGGACTAAGGGAACTGGCTATGTGCCACCAACGAAAGATGCTTCTGATAACGAAGAATTACAAACTTTAATTAAAGACGATAAAATTTTCCCAGCAGCCTATGCCAACTTAGAAAATCTAGTTCCTTGGGCACCATTCCCGGGTAACTCTGGTATGCAAGCAGAACAAATGCTCATTGACCTCAAAGACCGTGTCTTAGGTGGGGCTGACGTGGATACTGAAGTACAAAAGACCCAGGATGAAATTAACCAATTGATTAAATAA
- a CDS encoding ABC transporter substrate-binding protein has protein sequence MKLKKWLLGGLTLLTGLSLAACGNSSSGNESAASDGPIEIEYWHPNGDTKGGPTVTELINEFNESQDEVHVTGVFQSGTFQGLMQNLQTNAAAGKTPALVQVGWSYREYFANNFEYSQPQDIIDNLSKEDSGFISDKFEENIYNLATANDGSQVGLPYSLSVAVIYLNMDILNEAGVNKDDLKTWEDIRQAAQTISQNTDHIGLYIQEAQDNWNIQAMVESNGSQVLKDGKAAFADEKGKETYQFYQDMVEEGSALHATGEEGQQAFISGNIGMWHQSVAHRTNVMKNANFEAVAIPSPAFEGEENNKPAGGSMLVVTGQDEEQQLAAWKFMKFLYEPDNIAAWTAGTGYVPPTKDASENEDLQALIKDDKIFPAAYANLENMVPWAPFPGDSGMQAEKMLIDLKDRVLSGADVETEVTKTQDEINQLIK, from the coding sequence ATGAAACTAAAGAAATGGTTGTTAGGTGGTTTAACCTTACTTACAGGTTTATCACTGGCCGCTTGCGGCAATAGCTCAAGTGGCAATGAAAGTGCTGCTTCGGACGGGCCAATTGAAATTGAATATTGGCATCCTAATGGTGATACCAAGGGAGGGCCAACCGTCACTGAATTAATTAATGAGTTTAATGAGTCTCAAGACGAAGTCCATGTGACGGGTGTCTTTCAATCAGGGACCTTCCAAGGCTTAATGCAAAACTTACAAACCAATGCTGCGGCGGGGAAGACGCCGGCTCTGGTTCAAGTTGGTTGGTCTTATCGTGAATACTTTGCTAATAACTTTGAATATAGTCAGCCACAAGATATTATTGACAATTTATCAAAAGAGGATAGTGGCTTTATCTCTGATAAGTTTGAAGAAAACATCTATAACTTAGCCACTGCTAATGATGGTTCCCAAGTCGGACTACCTTATTCCTTATCGGTAGCTGTTATTTATTTAAATATGGATATCTTGAATGAAGCCGGGGTTAATAAAGACGACCTGAAGACATGGGAAGATATCCGCCAAGCTGCTCAAACCATAAGCCAAAACACTGATCACATCGGTCTCTATATCCAAGAAGCCCAAGATAATTGGAATATCCAGGCCATGGTAGAGTCTAACGGTTCACAGGTGCTAAAAGATGGCAAAGCCGCTTTTGCTGACGAAAAGGGTAAGGAAACTTACCAGTTTTATCAAGATATGGTTGAAGAAGGGAGCGCCCTCCATGCTACTGGTGAGGAGGGACAACAAGCTTTTATTTCAGGAAATATCGGGATGTGGCACCAATCGGTTGCTCACCGGACTAACGTGATGAAGAATGCCAATTTTGAAGCGGTAGCGATTCCTTCACCAGCTTTTGAAGGGGAAGAAAATAACAAACCGGCGGGCGGATCCATGCTAGTGGTTACCGGTCAAGATGAAGAACAACAATTAGCTGCTTGGAAATTTATGAAGTTCTTATATGAACCAGATAACATTGCCGCATGGACTGCTGGAACTGGATATGTGCCACCAACGAAAGATGCCTCTGAAAATGAAGATTTACAAGCCTTAATTAAGGACGACAAAATCTTCCCAGCTGCTTATGCCAACTTAGAAAACATGGTCCCCTGGGCACCGTTCCCTGGAGACTCCGGGATGCAAGCAGAAAAAATGCTTATTGACCTCAAAGACCGTGTCCTAAGTGGCGCTGACGTAGAGACTGAAGTCACTAAGACCCAGGATGAAATTAACCAATTGATTAAATAA
- a CDS encoding metallophosphoesterase family protein, whose protein sequence is MKFLHLSDTHYLDNYQGEFEVFGIDYEPHEKLFHALETFDFNSVDFVVNTGDLIHDGGVEDYQALDRILRSYMPKDMPLYYVLGNHDNKAAFYQALYGKEADEGLNYVVDFQGYRLIILDTAEQSRHHGIISKEMEAWLADQLAKPSEKGTLLFHHHPLLIGWEPGVIETEISDSYLDLLEESDVRGIFTGHLHENRHAMVRNIPQHTAASLAFGLEQVGDVAFFTDQLGYSVVEVNDETIDVFTKTTNPVTERYKQQRL, encoded by the coding sequence ATGAAGTTTTTGCATCTTTCGGATACCCATTACTTGGATAATTACCAAGGCGAGTTTGAAGTGTTTGGGATCGACTATGAACCCCATGAAAAACTTTTTCACGCTTTAGAGACTTTCGATTTTAATAGCGTGGATTTTGTGGTGAATACGGGTGATTTGATTCATGATGGTGGCGTAGAAGACTACCAGGCGCTTGACCGAATATTGCGGTCCTACATGCCTAAAGATATGCCCCTTTATTATGTATTGGGCAACCACGACAATAAGGCAGCTTTTTACCAAGCCTTATACGGCAAGGAAGCTGATGAAGGATTAAATTATGTGGTTGATTTTCAAGGCTATCGCTTAATTATCTTAGATACTGCCGAACAGAGTCGTCACCACGGGATTATTTCTAAGGAAATGGAAGCTTGGTTAGCTGATCAATTAGCCAAGCCTAGTGAAAAGGGAACCTTACTTTTCCACCACCATCCTCTACTTATTGGCTGGGAACCAGGAGTTATCGAAACTGAGATTAGTGACAGCTATCTGGATCTATTAGAAGAGTCCGATGTACGGGGGATTTTTACTGGTCACCTTCATGAAAACCGCCATGCCATGGTTAGAAATATCCCGCAACACACGGCGGCTTCCTTGGCTTTCGGTCTGGAGCAAGTGGGGGATGTCGCTTTCTTTACCGATCAACTGGGTTATTCCGTGGTTGAAGTGAATGATGAGACCATTGATGTCTTTACGAAGACAACCAATCCCGTCACGGAACGCTACAAGCAACAAAGATTATAA
- a CDS encoding YdcF family protein: MKRRWLTGLSLGALLGLGLRSLYKHLDQGQPPQVSDLIIVAEGPAVERGEKAVHLLQAGYSRADKMIVSPRYTDVGEDLFVGYQRLGAKRENLIEEKQATSTWTNATTSLALMDKLGYHSAIVVTSDYHMRRTRLAFERVNRDYGFQLNFVSAYFQGESYPNHPYTQNMALQELYKYIGYCLHLNHWIDL; this comes from the coding sequence ATGAAAAGAAGATGGCTAACCGGTCTCTCTCTAGGAGCGCTTCTTGGCTTAGGATTGAGGTCCCTCTACAAGCACTTGGACCAAGGGCAGCCCCCGCAAGTTTCTGACTTAATTATCGTGGCCGAGGGTCCGGCAGTCGAACGGGGTGAAAAGGCGGTTCACTTACTGCAGGCAGGCTACAGTCGGGCTGATAAAATGATTGTTTCTCCCCGCTATACTGATGTGGGGGAAGACCTATTTGTCGGTTACCAGCGTTTGGGGGCCAAGCGGGAGAACTTAATCGAGGAAAAGCAGGCCACATCCACCTGGACTAATGCGACGACTTCCTTAGCCCTCATGGATAAATTGGGCTATCATTCTGCCATTGTCGTGACCAGTGACTATCACATGAGACGGACGCGGCTGGCTTTTGAGCGAGTTAACCGCGACTACGGCTTCCAACTCAATTTTGTGAGCGCCTATTTTCAAGGGGAAAGCTATCCAAACCACCCCTATACCCAAAACATGGCCTTGCAAGAGTTGTATAAGTATATTGGTTATTGCTTGCACTTGAATCATTGGATTGATTTGTAA